One Setaria viridis chromosome 5, Setaria_viridis_v4.0, whole genome shotgun sequence genomic region harbors:
- the LOC117855913 gene encoding transcription factor bHLH162, which produces MEMGAKKSRSSDTATAGRRSSTSNSSGASAVARKEIERRRRQHMKSLCVKLASLIPREHFPRDAMTQVGSLNEAAAYIKKLKERVDELQQKRSSAQLMAAAMRGGGGGSAASTSAATVMSGGGGARSEEAAEEAPVVEVLHRHDDGSSLDVVLVSGVERSFKLHEVVTVLEEEGAEIINANLSVADRKVFHTIHCRAFSPRIGIEVSRVSERLRALI; this is translated from the exons ATGGAGATGGGCGCGAAGAAGAGCAGGAGCAGCGATACTGCAACGGCAGGTAGAAGAAGCAGCACGAGCAACAGCAGCGGCGCTtcggcggtggcgaggaaggagatcgagaggaggaggaggcagcacaTGAAGAGCCTCTGCGTCAAGCTCGCCTCCCTCATCCCCAGAGAACACTTCCCCAGA GATGCTATGACCCAGGTGGGTAGCTTGAATGAAGCAGCGGCGTACATCAAGAAGCTCAAGGAAAGGGTAGACGAGCTGCAGCAGAAGAGGAGCTCTGCACAGCTCATGGCCGCTGCcatgagaggaggaggaggaggtagcgCCGCCTCAACATCGGCGGCGACGGTGatgagcggcggtggcggtgcgagGTCGGAGGAAGCCGCCGAGGAGGCGCCAGTGGTGGAGGTTCTGCACCGCCATGACGACGGGTCGAGCCTGGACGTGGTGCTCGTCAGCGGCGTGGAGCGGTCATTCAAGCTGCACGAGGTGGTCACCGtgctggaggaagaaggcgccGAGATCATCAACGCTAACCTCTCCGTCGCCGACCGCAAAGTCTTCCACACCATCCACTGCCGG GCCTTTAGCCCAAGAATCGGCATAGAGGTTTCAAGAGTTTCTGAAAGACTAAGAGCATTGATATGA